The window CCACAAAGCAACATTACATGCATTGTTAGAAGATTAGAGCTAGAAATGGGTCACTAAAGCCATTTGCTTATCCCCTGTGTTACCTCACTGCGTCTCTGCTGTTTGAAGGGCCTAGTGATGAGCACTGTGTCTCCCTGGATGACTGCCACATCCTCTATCCTCCAGCTCTCAGGCAGTTCAGGGTCAGGGGGGATCTCGATCAGCTGCAGGCCCACCTTCTGCCTCAGAGCTCCTGTCAGGCACCCAAACTGACGCTGAGCTTTGGCCAGATCCACTGAGACCTCCCCGTTCTCACAACTGTCTCCCACAGCCTTCCCAAAGGTCTCCGGGATGCCCCGTACCACTGCGTGGGTGAAGCGGCCATAAGGGCACATGTTTGCcatgtttttaatgaatgaCTGCTTGTGTACTGAAACTGGTAGCAAATATTGGTGTTCTGACAAAATGCCAATAAACCTGCTCTGCCAGGAGACAAgtaaatagtaataaaaaaacaatgtgctaCGATAACACTGAACTCTAAATGAAGCTAATGTGATGGCTCAAGAGGTCCAGGAGAAAGATGGAGGGCATCTTTATCCCTGTCTCTCTGATTCCTCTTTTATTTCAACACTCCACCGGCTGCTCTGCTCCCCCAGATGCCGAGGTGTGGAAGCAGATGATCCCAGCCTAAGACAGAGGAAGATGGACACATCAAGGACAGtgacaacagaacaaacaaaacaaggagCAGCATTTAAACCCAGAGCAAACATCTGTTGGAAACAAACCTCTGAGGGCTATGTGCCTTTCTAAAGTGACATATGAATATCCACACAAATGGTTGAGGTTTTAGGTTATATTAGAATAAAAtctgcagaaaataaatgaagttaAGTGACGTGGTGATTGTTGGATtgtaaaaagacacaaaaattaATTCAGTGCAAGTATGTTCAGCTGAAATAACACAGAAAGATAATACAGTTGAAAGCAGACAAAGGCACATTGTTCAAGGTTAGATTATGAGAGAGGACAAGATGCTGCAAAGCCTTTCCATATTTGGACAGTCGCTTAGAATTGGAACAATTGCCTTTTTATCATCTTCCCTGTAAGAGCAACAGCAGTGGCCCACTGTGAGGCTGCAGACTTCCACACAGGATGTTTCCTAAACCTGCTCCAACACTTATGCAACAAGTGCTGGGCTTTggtgttcattttattttgtgacacAGCAGCAGGCAAAGCTCATAAAGAGGAACTCCCTGCAAGTTTAAGCTCTCAAATCACAGTTATCACAGTTCAAATGAACTATTTTATGGCTGAGGTACACACAAAACGTAAATAACGCCACCACAAGCAACAGTATTGTTTCCAGATAAATATTTGTCAGTAGAAAAACAATTCTCATCTTTGATATGATCAGTATGAGCGTCGGTCGTACCCAGAACAAAACATCTTGAGCGTCTGGCTGCAGGAGTACACCGCCCAGCAACTCAATGCTCCAAGCCAAATACTTCTGCTCTTACACATCTTTCTAACGGGATAACTATCAGCAACACTTACAGAAGTTCAGCTAATAACAAATACAGATGTGAAGTGACATCTGCCTACCCGTCTGAAGTGGCGTATCTTCACGCGTGGCCACGTTTCCCTTTGTTTGACTTAATTTCCACAACGACCAAGCTCCGTTATCCCCACAGCTCCCTGCGTCTTCCTCTGCCGACCAACTGCGCGTCAACGTGGCCACGATGGACACGCGTAGTTCCGGTTGCctgtttcaaaataagacacacTGCAATTTTAACAGCGGATTACTTAAATTATGAAAAATACTAAGCAAGCGTCACAATCAACCGCTTTTGTGTTTCACATTATAATATTCTGAAAAACTTTGAGGGGTGAACGGATTCGACAGACAGAGCAAGCATTTTGATTCTTGGTGAATGTGAGGAGCATTTCAAATTAATGAAGTTTTACACATCAAagaataaagcaaataaaaattgaGAAACTCAGAatgttaattattaataaaagtCATCATTACATAACATACCTAAAGCAATTGCAGCAGTAAACCGCTGGTTATATTGGTGACTGATAATCAATAACAACGATCTAATCATACTAACTTTCTTATTTTGGCAACTTTAGTAACATTATCAATTCATGACTTTTATTTGTGATGGATTGAACGAATGTGTATTTGAATTACTTCTTATCGTCCTCAATTAACACTACACCTTAAATTAATACCACATACCTAATGTGATAAAACTCAGACAATATTTTCGCTATTGTTATgctcttattttctttaaagcCCAACCACCTAACTTCCGGTTTCTCCATGTACGTAAGGTGAGTTTGACGCAGCTGATTCCCCCACCACGCCCCCCCATCCCCCACAAGGCCTGCGTGGATTCAATCAGCGTTGATTTGACTTATCacaggctgctgtgttgtctgaCTGGTAGCTTAATTCACATTAAGAGACATTAATCCAACTATGCTGTGATTTGAAAggagaaaaatacaataaacataaGTTAACATTACATTTTGCATCAACATAAAGTTGGTTTTGACTTTAGCGGCGAGGTCACCAATGAGCCTGGTTTTCACATAGATATAGTTCAACATCAGCACTAGCTTTTTTTTAGTGATTATTAAGGTCACGGAAAACTGTAacaaatttaataattttaactttattaaaaGAGAGCAACAATGTTTAAAGTCACTCCAACACAACTCATTTAAATAGGCATTAAGAATTAGACTTTAATGCCTGATGTGGTGTTAATCCAAATATACTCAGATTTGTATAGTGACAAAAGATGATAAAATACATATGACATTTCTATTATTAGCCTGGTTGGGACCTTAACATTAACACAGTGGCCACAAACCGAGCTACATTCCCTGAAAACTAAACATAAGTTAACATTAATGCTATCTTTTAGCCTGATGAATGGCAGTAACTGCATGATGGCTACCTAGGTGCATGTGCTGACTTTTTCTTTGAATAAGATATTATATTAATGATGCTCTTCTATTAGGCTTTCTAGGATTTAGAACTCCTACTTCATGTTCCCTCGAATCGTTTTGTGAAAGGTCAGATAATGCATCAGCAGCTCATCTTCTCTGCTTGTATCGTATCTGCCTTTGAAATATCAACTATGACTGTCTGCAGGAAATCAAATAAGTCAATATTCTCCTCACCTCTCCCACTGTGGTCTAAATAAAAGGCTGCATTAATTAGCTTTGCAGttaaatcatttttctgtttaaacagTCACAAGCTCATCACGTTTACTTGTACTTCATCCTTCTATCTGGTCAACGTCATCATAGATTACAGCCTATATACTGTATTACTGAaccattgtgtgtttgttctgtgtgacatgattaaaaataatctgGCTTTTCTTGAAATGTAGGTCAACTGATGTTGGACACAGCTGAGATTGTTGGATAAACAGGTTGTCTCATTAGATACCAGAGAAAAAGCTGACACATGGATCTAGTGTTGCTACTGAACTTATCTTTTGCAAGAATGGCATTTGCAGATTTGGACAGAAGTTACATAAACATGCATAAATGCATTCTTGTTAacagatgcatgtgtgtatataaacaTCTGTGCCTGAGTTTGTGTCACTACTTGTTGACTCATAAAGATATGAGGAAGAATATTTCCTTCAATTGACTCGACTGAGTTACAGCAGCCAAGGTTGTTCAACAGTAAGAAGGAGACAAGTACGCGGACgcaacaaaaagagaaatatctCTGCGTGTACCTGtacacagaggaagagacagagaattTGTGAGCTTGACGTAATAGTAGAGAGAAATGTGGAGGGGTGGAGAGGGTGGGGTGGGTGGAGGATGGGAGGTAGAGGTCACAGACAGGATTAAAGAAGACCATCTGTCCACTGAGATCCTTTAGCCAGCACACAAAACATCTCTGTCAAATCTAGTGATCCTCTACTACTACACACACTACAGTAAAAACGTTATgtataaaaacttttttttctctcatagCCCACCTTTTCTTAACTGGgtttcagtttcttttcttgCAGCTACAGATTTTCAACACTTTTCCTCCACACAATTACAAGTTTTAAAAACGCATACGATCATACATTTAGCCACTATTTCTTAGCTAACGTACAGCTGAAATATAGACAGAAATACAACAGTGAATAATGAACTAAAGTTTCAGTTTGGTGAGTATTTGCAAATTTCTTGAGCGAGTGAATCCAAAAAAACCTCCACGAATCATTTTAGAACAAAAGGATATAATTAAATCTAGATATGAAACCACCTCTGTTCAAAAATCTATTGcttcatcaacaaacaaaccatcTTCAAAAAGCATAGCAAGTCATCAAAGCCATATagtatttctgagatttttaagCTCTGTGATTGTGTCGGCATACAGCATTTCATCCTATCAACACCAAGCTTGTATTTACAAAGGAGAGAAATGCTTTTAAATAGTTTCTCTGAACGTAGCAGGAGAATtctggttgtgtgttgtgtagttAATCAACTGATAAACAGCTTATTCAGTCTGAGCTTGTTTGGCTCTCACCATCACAAGACTACTGTCAGCAGACCATCCTGCATGCTGCCCTCAAGTCTCCTATTACACACTAAAGGGTAATTCAGTTAAACATGCTCGCTGTCCAGCTCATTGACTGTCCATCTCTGACAGGCTGACTTTCTCATTTCTTGCTGTCTCGACGCTGTGCTGACTTTGTTgccctctgtcttttctgattTGGCATCTCTCAACAGGAGCTACTGTTTCACATGCACACTTGAATACATAATGTCTTATTTTGACtcaaatatacaatatttcTAACAATACACTAGCAAGAACAAGGTGCATTTCTGTTAGATTTTGTCTTTGTTCAGCACCATAGAAACTGTCCTTTCTCCAGATGGATGGTATGTTCTTTTCAGCAAATTTCCAGAAACAACATTACACaaaagattattattaaaaatgtaaacatttatagCAACAATGACTATTATAGAAGACTTCAAGGTTGTAAAAGTTAGTTTCAATATTTATACTGAAACAAAACTGCAATGCAATGTGTTTACAAAATGAATTTGCACAAATCCTCTCTCTGTATATGATATGTACACAAAGCTGCCTGTGGTTACCAGAGACAGTTACCAATAGACGGTTTTAATGCAAGTGTCTCACaagtgtgtcagccctgtgatagactggtgatctgtgcaGGATGTACCCTGCTGGGAATTTGCTTGAGCCTCTCTGCTTCACTGAAGGATAAGGGgtagacaatggatggatggatctgagAAGTTTAGGGTCAGTTTAGGTTAAACTGCTGAAATATATTTAGGCCTTAAATCACATTTGCACATTGCTGTTCACCATGTCAGCTGATCAAGATTCCCTCTCcaaattaaatttaacatttcagGGTGGAGACACTGACTACAAACCAGACCTATGACGAAGAGAAAACCTCAAACAGAAGGGTAGAAACAATATAAACTGCATTCAAGGACGTAACACTTCATCAGCTTaaccaaaacactgcaaaagaaaatTAGAAGTCAGCAAAAGACTTAATGTGAGTTTGAACTTCGAAAATGAAGGACAATTTAATTTAGGAATCAGTTGTGGGATACAACagatcagctgcagctgttggtTCACTTTTAACATAACAGGAAGCTTTTTTTGATACGACTCAGCAGGAAGAGCTAACTAAACTTTTGGGGGActtctgaaaacacaatgcCTCGTTCACAACTtctgattgtttttctgtgttgtctaCCATTGGCAGGTACGTAAGACCGATAACAAGGAACATAGATTTCAGTTAGTTTAACAAACGAAAGTATTGAGCATGTCCCTGTAAAAAAATGGTTGATTTatcttaaaatgtgttttcagtaaaaCTTTTGTAATGTTGTATTTCTCCTCTTTAAGAGTAGtttaaccatttttaaaattcttagAACCATATTCAGGCATTCGTATGAAAACACAGTGCGCTCACATTGTTTCCCAAAGTTTAACTAAAATCAACCTGTGGCTTCAGGGGTCAAAATTTTTCAACTTTATCCTCTTATCTTCAAAGCAGCTCAGCATAAAGAGATGCTTCAAAAAAACTTGTAAATagttttttccagaaaaggagGAGTGTAGATTTTTGCCCCTCACCTTTGCAACTAACAAGAGTTAAATAAATTCAACATTGATCCAAATGTGATGTTCTTCCTCTCATGTTTAGTAAAAGTTGCACTGACCTGTAATATAATATGTCACAATTACAGCTAATCAGCTGATATTAGCTTCTCCCAGTTAAACAGTCTAAACTGTACATGTAAACTGAGACTGAGTACTGGAGTACTGGACTACCATAGTTATCTCTGGGGTAATTGAAAGAGTCATATTATAGTTTGTCCACCAGGGTGCACTGACAATTTACTTTTCAATTCATACCTTATCTAAGAGCcacatttaaaaatttaaaacatctttttttttttttcttttttaattgtttcatttgaaaaatcTTCGTCTTCCCTCAGCCTGCCTGCACTGTTACACCTGTGTGTTCCCCACCATCTCTTCACTGGACTGTTTTCCTCAGGAGTGTCCGGCTAGGCAGCGCTGCCTGTCAAGTTCTGCGACAGGAAGACATGGTGAGATTCACGTCTCCGTATGTAAAGTTTTGTGGAAAACTTGTTTTTGATACATCATTCTACAGGTCCCCACAGTGTCAAAGGGCTTATTGAGTGTTAGGATTCGGTGTTAAggttcaggttagaattagATTTGGTTTAGAGTTAGGGTAAGGGTTGGGTTTTAGAGGTTAGGAAACACATTATgtcagtgtcctcacaactatagaaagacaaatgtgtgtgtgtttatttctgtgtctgCAGATGAGATTATGTTCTGAGAATCTGATGCACGTTGGCcataaatttgcaaacaaaGCCTCATTGTACAGAGCATGGGCTGGAAACAGATATTTGTGAAATGTGCAGTGCAGTCCAGTTTTGTGCAGTCCAGTTTTGTGTAGTCCAGTTTTGTGTCAGCTTTATTCCTTTTTAGTTCTGATCCCTTCTTGACTctaaaagtaagaaaacaaatgGCAGCAAAAGAATGACAACGCATCAGATCTCAGCACCATTTCTCATTAAGCTGGTTGTCAGCTCACTACTGCCTGTGATGCCATCAAATTATCTCTAAAAATAGCTCTTTGGGATCAGTGGGTGGCATGAAATGTTCACTGGATCTCATCAGAGACTAAAGCCCCATTTCCACTTTCACCTTAACCCTCTAAATACTCAGAAAGGAGGAATAGAAATTGGTGAAATTGATCATGTCCTATCAGGTTACattccatcatccatccatccatcatctataccacagggatctgctggagcctatcccagctctctttgggtgaaaggcaggggtacaccctggacaggtcaccagttatGTTCTATCAGTCATATGAAATTCAAATGAATACCTGGCAAACAAATTGTCCTCAGTAAATCAGAGAATTCAAAGCACAATAAAGAAAGATGGGAACTTTTCTGAAGGAGTGTCAAGTTAAATTAAAGACTTTTTTAGCAGCTGTGACAGTGTTGACTGAAAAGATtccagaaaagaagaaaactaataTCGCTGCTTATAGAAAGTAAGGGCAAATATTTAAGACATTTAAATACATTCTGCTACCTGTTTTAGGAAGTTAGAAAGGCAACTGAGTGCCATTTAAGATTTACCATTAGATACCTGTAGATATATACATGTCTGTTTCCTCCCCATCACTGcatgcaccaaaacaaaactcctCTCCTTACTCTGCTCTCGAAGGCTCACTACAAGTGACGATGTATGAGAAGAGCTGTGCCATCCCCTCCCAGTGTGGTTTGAGTGGACAGAAATACGCCTCAGGCCTCTACTTTAACTACACCACCGTCTGCTGTGATATGGACCTGTGTAACGGGGCCGTGTCTGTTGCTGCCCTCAGCTGGGGAGGAGCAGCTCTCTGCCTGCCGCCTGCACTCGCTCTCCTCCTGGGCTGAAGCTGGGGCGACGCTCAACACCGACTGTCTGAGATGACTTAGGAGAGTTTATCTGGAAGAGATGTATAGGAATGCACAATcacagataaatacatttttatgactgCAAAGCTTGAAAATTCCTGCTGTTTAATGTAAATAACAGTATATACACTGAGGAacctttaaaaatacaatattttcttGTTTGCCACAGGGGTTGTATTTATTACTTTCACTtccaaaaatcaacaaaaccaCTTAGCATTTTACTTGCTAATGGTGTTGTCTACATATgtatgcttttttaaaaaaggtttgaaTATTTGACAAAATGTTTAAAGATTGTGCCGTCTGAAATTCACACACTACTTGTATTAGAGAACTTTTGCACCATTTCGTATATCAGTATTTTGGCCTGCTACAGTGTTGTTGCCCatgattaaagaaaaataaaaacacatctgtctgaTTTATTATCAAGATATTTTATTGGGGACATCAGTAGATCTTCATAAGAGCTTTGAAGTACAAGATACATTTAGTTTGATTGTCTTCGTTGTTGGGATAAATGTACTGGTATAGTGTCCACACCACTTTTAAACCTGTGGActtttaataacaaaataaaataaagtaaatgcaTAGGAAtagcaaaaaaaggaaaagcagagtACAGGTCACATAACGGAGAAAATaagtaatgttaaaaaaaaaaaaaagttaaaaactataatgaaaaccaaaactaaTGAAAGTAATGAATCCATTAAGCTGAACTGTCCCTGATATTACATCAGGTCATAAACTAACAAACGAAAACTCTTCCACACTAGGAGAGAAGAAATACTAAAATACATCAGCAATGAAATTACTGAGACACAATCCCTTTAAACATCATTCTACTTCAGAAAATAGATGAAATCCACAACACTTCAGTCAAGTAAAATAATCATCTCTCTGATCAATACTTGTGACACCCAGCAGTTCAGTGGGGAAGGTCTAACTTGTGTGAATAAGCTTTGTGTAGAAATATAACCAACTGTGCTCACAtctaatattaaatataatcaaTCGCTGCATACACAAGACTTGCTGTTTCAATTGCACttaggtttcttttttttttttttttaaatgagcttCACCCTGATTTGAGAGACCTAACCTACATGTTAACACTGCTACCTATAAATGAAGCCTTAGTTGCAAACAGCTTCTATACATATTAATCAGCATTAGTGCTCATCTTTCAGTTAAAACCTGCACAAGCTGCAACGAAGGACGGACAAGGCATGTTGTTGTTAGTTCCAGTTTTTCCCCAGTGACTTCATTTCAAGTTACTTTTACAAGAATTTGAGGAGCAAACTTCCACCAGTGGATTAACAAAAAAGGCAACATGACACTGAAGTGTACAAGGATTTAAGGACAAGTCTGACTGTAAACACGTCACATGAAAAGACCAAAGTCAACAATGTTTTCATCCTACTTAAATATTAACCATATACTGATACCTtagaataattttattttcaggatTGATTTGTTAATTTCCCACAGCTCAAAATGATGTATtgttttaaatctaaaaatattgaGTTTACAATGAGATGAAAAATAGAGGCATCATGCCTTCATTTTTTACAACCTGGAACCAGGAAAGGTTTGGTCCATTTTACTTGGAAAATATTTGAAACTCAGACAAACTGACCAATACATCATTGGTTTTGATTTTTCATGGGTTTTGCTGACGAAAAGTAAAGTTTAGATTATTGCTTTTAACTTATGCCAGCCTACACTACAAAATTACCAATGCTACTTTCAATTGAAGAGCAGGCCTTGTACCTCAGGCTACAGAAGGAGACAGGCAGCGGTTACAAATCCTTCACCTCTTCAGAAATACCACCCTCATACACTCAACCCTTTTTATATGATATTTAAAACATCCTTCATACTTCACAGAAAGTACAGAACAAACGGTTGGCAAGGCAGCCCTGATAGCAGATCACAAACACGCTAGGTGATCTCAAATAATCCTCCACGCCTACTGTAGGAGCACAGAAAGGGGAAGCACACGTTTACCCAAACAGTTTCCGGTCTCTGTAACTGTTTTCAGCTCTGCCTCTTTATAGCGAGAAATTGTCTGCACCACCTTCCTGTCTGAGGTGTGCTATGAAGAATGAAAAGCTGTTACAGTCAAATTAAAGGTGGTTTTAGTAAAAGCAGTTTACTGTAAAAGGCCTTGTCCCCTCAgtaaattgaaaaacaaaaaaggaaaacaaaaaaaaagtaaatgtgaagCATCTGTTAACCACATAAGACACTTTGAGCTGGGCTGCGTGCATGTCACCTAAAAAACaatgatgctgaaaaactgaaaaaaagttgAGTCAGCTTGTGTAAGTTTGAGCTCATAGGCAGCTTTGTGTCTGTTGAATTCAACCCCCTCCCCCATAGCAACCATCATtagaaaggaaacaaaaatcATTCCCAACTTTACAGTGTACATCTACTGTACACAAACGTGCATGtaattttttacatatttttacgACATTACGTGGACAGGTTAAGGTAAGACAGGTAGTGGTTATAGTTACTTAGggcaagtctccaggaaatgaatgtaagtcaatatAATATCCCCACAAGGTATAAaaacaagtctgtgtgtgtgagagtctgCAAGCAACATGATCAACAATTTCCCAACAGGCTGAATGTCCAGGAGAACTTGGATGATATGTGGGGAGTCACCAAGTTTGGAACCTTAATAGGTGTTTGTATGAATGagctttttctttaaatgtttattttcacaacAGCTTATCTGATTTGTTCACTTCCCTGTTTCTATTCATGTAAACCGATCCCTGTGGCTCAGTTTACACGGTCATAAAAAACATACTTTATCTTAGAgaccacacaaaaaaaaaaaaaaaagaaatggaagcTGCCTTCTACACTGGCAATCATTCAGAACAGGGAAACAGATCAACCAAATTGCTTGCAGGGTGAATTCTCGTATGCAGGTGAGTATGGGTGTATTTGTATGCTGTTCTGCTGGTGTAGTCATGACTTGTGCGTCCTGATGTCGTCCTACTTGAGAGCCTTAGCTACAGATGAGTAGGCGATGTGGATCTCCTCATCGACCGGGCAGGTGGAGGAAAACTCCTCCCTAGCATACGCAGCATTCAGGTACCTCCAGAGGTTTGTTAGGTACTGAGGGATGCTGAAGTTTCTGTATTTCAAACAGACAACCTGGAGTAGAAAGAATTTGAGAGAGTCTGAGAGACACAATCAACAAGTCATGCAGAACATAAGCCTTATAATCTATTCATCCCATCCCTGTGCTGCACAGCTTGAAACTGAAGATTACCTTCACAATGTGAAGCTTAGGAAGCAAGTTACAGTCAGCCAGAGAGAGTGCTTGGCCATCCAGGAAGGGGCGGGATGAGGAAGTGACCTCATCAGAGCTATTCTCGTCAATCTCGTCAGGAAGTGGGGAGGCAAGGTAATCATCCAGCTTCTTCAGAGCCTTCAGCAGACCTTTTTCTAGATCTGAACACAGGTGCATACacagaaaatgttcaaatacaGTGTGAACTCAAGGCTGAAGGGATAGTGTGTAGAGAAATACACCCTAATTCCACATTAATgccaatacatttttttaaatggctaAAATGACAGTGAATTTTATTTAGAATGAATAATTCAGGAAATGAC of the Mastacembelus armatus chromosome 11, fMasArm1.2, whole genome shotgun sequence genome contains:
- the lypc gene encoding sperm acrosome membrane-associated protein 4-like — its product is MPRSQLLIVFLCCLPLAACLHCYTCVFPTISSLDCFPQECPARQRCLSSSATGRHGSLQVTMYEKSCAIPSQCGLSGQKYASGLYFNYTTVCCDMDLCNGAVSVAALSWGGAALCLPPALALLLG